Proteins from a single region of Corylus avellana chromosome ca11, CavTom2PMs-1.0:
- the LOC132165974 gene encoding uncharacterized protein LOC132165974 encodes MVRKPSVSDDFWSTSTYDLDNSTVQSQRSISSISTSNQTLNCGSGIASMSSNSDFVNNGVLLWNQTRLQWIGSSRSRDHTQRSREPRLSWNATYESLLGTKQPFPQPIPLSEMIDFLVDVWEQEGLYD; translated from the exons ATGGTGAGAAAACCTAGTGTATCTGATGATTTCTGGAGTACCAGCACGTATGATCTGGACAACAGCACTGTCCAATCTCAAAGAAGCATCTCATCCATTAGCACGTCAAACCAGACCCTAAATTGTGGAAGTGGCATTGCTAGCATGAGCAGCAATTCTGATTTTGTAAATAATG GTGTTCTTCTCTGGAATCAAACCAGGCTTCAATGGATTGGATCTAGCAGGTCCAGGGATCATACTCAACGGAGTCGGGAACCCAGATTAAG TTGGAATGCGACTTATGAAAGTTTGCTTGGTACCAAGCAGCCATTCCCCCAGCCAATCCCTCTATCT GAAATGATAGACTTTCTGGTAGATGTATGGGAGCAGGAGGGGCTGTATGATTGA
- the LOC132165483 gene encoding EIN3-binding F-box protein 1-like has protein sequence MPTLVNCRGDDEFYPGGSFYSNPVDLGRLFSIGSHVDVYRPPCKRARISAPFVFGGNEFEEDKKPSIDVLPEECLFEIFRRVPEGKERSSCACVSKRWLMLLSSIRKADDIHKEVPVSDNVDMVTGNEDQDLESDGYLTRCLEGKKATDVRLAAIAVGTRGRGGLGKLSIRGSNSLRGVTTLGLSAVARCCPSLKALSLWNISSVGDDGLSEIAKGCHLLEKLDLCECPSISNKGLSAIAKNCPNLISLNIESCSKIGNEGLQGIGRFCPKLQSISLKDCPLVSDHGVSSLLSSAPLLSKVKLQALNISDFSLAVLGHYGKDITNLVLSGLQNVSEKGFWVMGIAQGLQKLVSMTVTSCRGITDVGLEAIGKGCINLKQICLRKCCFVSNNGLVAFAKAAGSLESLQLEECNRVTQLGIIGAISNFGTKLKSLTLVKCMGIRDLALGFPLPSPCISLRSLSIRNCPGFGTASLAMVGKLCPQIQYLDLTGLYGITDAGLLPVLESAEAGLVKVILSGCLNLTDEVILALTRLHGGTLELLNLEGCRKITDASLVSVADNCLVLNDLDVSKCGITDSGIKILSCAEQLNLQVLSLSGCSEVSNKSLPYLEKLGKTLVGLNLQHCNSISCSTVELLVESLWRCDILS, from the exons ATGCCGACCCTCGTCAACTGCCGTG GCGATGATGAATTCTATCCTGGCGGTTCTTTTTACTCGAATCCTGTGGATTTGGGTCGCTTGTTCTCAATTGGTTCCCATGTGGATGTGTACCGACCTCCTTGCAAGCGGGCTCGGATCAGTGCCCCATTTGTCTTTGGGGGAAATGAGTTTGAGGAGGACAAGAAACCATCCATTGACGTTCTTCCTGAGGAATGCCTTTTTGAGATATTCAGACGCGTCCCTGAAGGCAAAGAGAGGAGCTCCTGTGCTTGTGTCTCCAAGCGTTGGCTTATGCTTCTGAGCAGTATCCGTAAGGCTGATGACATTCACAAGGAGGTGCCGGTTTCTGATAATGTTGATATGGTCACCGGTAATGAAGATCAGGATTTGGAAAGTGATGGATACCTTACGAGGTGTTTGGAAGGGAAGAAAGCTACCGATGTTAGACTTGCTGCAATTGCAGTTGGAACCAGAGGCCGTGGGGGACTGGGAAAGCTGTCGATCCGAGGAAGCAACTCTCTTCGTGGGGTCACCACCCTTGGCCTCTCAGCTGTAGCCCGCTGTTGCCCATCTCTCAAGGCTCTTTCCTTGTGGAATATTTCTTCTGTTGGGGATGATGGCCTATCTGAGATAGCAAAAGGATGCCATTTGTTGGAGAAGCTTGACCTTTGTGAGTGTCCCTCGATTTCTAACAAGGGCTTGAGTGCAATTGCCAAGAACTGTCctaatttgatttcattgaatATTGAATCATGTTCAAAAATTGGGAACGAAGGCTTGCAAGGTATTGGAAGGTTTTGCCCCAAGCTGCAGTCTATCTCTTTGAAAGATTGCCCCCTTGTTAGCGATCATGGAGTATCAAGTCTATTGTCATCAGCTCCTCTGCTGTCAAAGGTAAAGCTTCAGGCCTTGAACATCTCCGACTTCTCCCTTGCCGTGCTTGGGCACTATGGAAAAGACATTACAAATCTAGTCCTTAGTGGTCTTCAAAATGTTAGTGAGAAGGGTTTTTGGGTCATGGGTATTGCTCAGGGTCTGCAAAAACTGGTGTCAATGACAGTCACTTCTTGTCGGGGTATAACAGATGTGGGTCTTGAAGCCATTGGCAAGGGATGCATCAACCTGAAGCAGATATGCCTTCGCAAGTGCTGCTTTGTGTCCAACAATGGACTGGTAGCTTTTGCCAAAGCGGCAGGATCACTAGAGAGCCTGCAGCTGGAAGAGTGTAACAGGGTTACCCAATTAGGGATTATTGGTGCCATCTCAAACTTTGGAACAAAGTTGAAGTCTCTTACCCTAGTGAAGTGCATGGGAATCAGGGATTTGGCTTTGGGATTTCCTTTGCCTTCTCCCTGCATCTCTCTTCGATCCTTGTCCATACGAAACTGCCCCGGATTTGGTACTGCTAGCCTGGCTATGGTGGGTAAGCTATGCCCTCAGATTCAGTATCTAGACCTGACTGGGCTCTATGGAATAACCGATGCTGGGCTTCTCCCTGTTCTAGAGAGCGCTGAGGCAGGACTTGTCAAGGTAATACTTAGCGGCTGCTTGAATTTGACAGATGAAGTAATTTTGGCCTTGACTAGGCTACATGGCGGAACCCTGGAACTCCTGAATCTTGAGGGATGCAGGAAGATTACTGATGCTAGCTTGGTGTCAGTCGCAGACAATTGCTTGGTACTCAATGATCTAGATGTGTCAAAGTGTGGAATCACAGATTCTGGCATCAAAATACTTTCCTGTGCTGAGCAGCTCAATTTGCAGGTCCTCTCTTTGTCGGGTTGTTCTGAAGTATCAAACAAGAGCTTGCCTTACCTGGAGAAATTGGGTAAGACACTGGTGGGGCTGAATCTCCAGCACTGCAATTCAATCAGCTGTAGCACAGTCGAGCTGCTCGTGGAGAGCTTGTGGAGATGTGATATCCTTTCCTAA